Part of the Oreochromis aureus strain Israel breed Guangdong linkage group 20, ZZ_aureus, whole genome shotgun sequence genome, ACTGAGCTTCATTAATGTCGGCTCAGTTTGTCCTCTGAATCCAAACGCGTTTTTTCTAGATGATCTCTGAGCTCCTTCCAGAGGGTTTTTAACACCGTGCGCTTCAGACGTGCACATGTGGTGAAGTCCAAAGAGCTGCAGAGACAATCCTGCTGTAGCTCGACGGGTGGAGACAAGAACGTTGAATTCGTGAATCTTCTAGATGAGGCGCTTGTTTGGAGCGAGCGGTGGTGGTGAGCTGgtgcagaaacacaaacctgattGTTCTGAACGGTTAATTTCATTTTGGCAAATGACAAAACTGAAAGAATGAACACATCAGGTGGTTTTAATCACAGCGTTGATTAATTAAAGGttaaaacaccaacatcatgGGGGAACTCCAGGGCCGGCGTCCTGCAGGCTTTAGACATGTCAGCTAatgtaaatggctaaatgatGTTGACCCAGAGGCGTGGTCATGAACTAATcatctgattcaggtgtgttgacccagggtgagatctaaaacctgcaggacaccggccctcgaggcctggagttggacaccgcTGCTGTAGACGGTTTAACGGGACTAACAGGGTGGGACTAACATCCGTCGAACTTTAAATGTCAAAGAGACAGAAGTGATTAAAACTGAGTTTCTGTGTAAACTCTGCAGTCGTGCGCACACCTGGACCGAGCAGGTCAAAGTCGGAGCCCCGCTAACAGCCCGCCGCCTGGCGCCGTCTCCTCGTCTCTTCCAGATCATTCCGGTGGACAAACTGGTGAAGGGGAAGTTCCAGGATAACTTCGAGTTCGTACAGTGGTTCAAGAAGTTCTTCGACGCCAACTACGACGGAAAGGAGTACGACCCCGTGGAGGCGAGACAGGGGCAGGACGCCATGCCCACCCCCAACCCCGCCACATCAGCTCTAAACAAACCACCCAAAAAGGCCCTCAATCAAGGTAAGAGCCGGCTCGTCTGATTGGTCCAAGTTTGGATGGGTGACGGTTACAGACAGGTTCAGAAGCGCTGAAGTTTTTATTGTGTCGGTGACCTTCTAATGTCTCCTCAGCTCCTCAGAGGCCTCCTGTGGCTAAGGTGGCGCCCAAGGTGGCTCCGGTCAGCGCGAAGAAGGCGGGGACGGGAGGAAACGACGAGGAGATGGCTGAGCTCATCAATGAGGTCAGAGGGCAGACTGTCGCCTTTGTAAGGACGATGGCGAGGCGAGGAGTTCTGATCAGGTGTCTTTATCTTCGTCCACAGATGGAGATGCTGAAATCCACCATCCAAGAcatggagaaggagagagacttttattttggaaagctGAGGAACATCGAGCTGATCTGCCAGGAGAAGGAAGGCGAGGGCGACCCGACGCTGCAGAGGATCGTCGACATCCTCTACGCCACAGACGTGAGTGATCAGCTTTCAAAAATTCATGAATCACGTTTACGGGCTAAAATTACAGAACGTTCAAACCCGGAGGATCCGTTTTTACTCTGCAGCTCAGATATGACACACCAGACATCCCTCATACCTGATTGGCTGAAACGTGCTCCGCTTTCCTCACAGGAAGTGCCATTTGTTGCTGTGTGAACAGCTGCTGTGGATTcctgcagaggcatgcagctcGCTGTCAGCCTCCCACGCTGCTACTTCATTTACACACTTTTATTATGATCGTTTCTTACGCAGATGAATATtctcgtttttttttaaacgcgctctttgtttgtgtggttTGTGGCTCTCGGCCACAGGCGATCCCAAAACTTCCAAAAGCTCCTCGGGAAGGATCCCAAACACAAGTCGGCACTTtgagtgcttcttttttttaatggcacCACCTcattggacacacacacacacacacacacacacacacacacacttttatttgATATAATGCAGCGCGGCACATGATTGGTTTGTAgtgcaaacaggaagtgacatgaCGTGCTGAGCCTAAAACTGTGTCCCGTCTGCGTTTGTCTCCAGGAGGGCTTCGTCATACCGGACGCTGAGGATCAGGAGGAGTTTTAATATTCAAGACTGCAGCAACGTTTCTCGTAGACGTCCTCGCCCACCAACCCGCCTCCACACCCCGATCAAGCCGAGCCTTTGGTTTTTATATCCAGCGCTGAACCCGGTCTCAGCTTGACCCCCCCGCTGGACTTCTCCTTCTTCTCGCCTTCGACAAACATCCTTTACCACGAAGCCTCGGCCCCGCCTCTCTCCTGTTACTCCATCTTTCCCAAAACCGGATGGTGCCAACAAACATATCTGGTGTTTGTAACGAACTTTGATTTGAAAACACGGTGACgatgttctctgtgtgtgtgtgtgtgtgtgtgtgtgtgtgtgtgtgtgtgtgtgtgtgtgtttgaaacgAAATGTGGAGATCCTCCTCCGCAGACCCGGCCGACTTCCCAAACTAATCCCGACACATTCCCAGCGAACCCGCTGAGCGTTTGTGCGGGTTTAGTCTGGGACGCGGCGGCGGCGGCTTGTCTGCTGGCCTTCTTCCACCATGTTTATTTGTGCTGAGCTTTTGTAAATTGATGCTCCTGTTCATCACGCCTCCCACCTCTCCActggttgtgtttttgtgtttggcaCGTGTTGTTCACCTTTCTGATCGCAGCCACGTCAGCGCAgagattttttcccccacactGAAAATATTCCTCGTAGCACATCGGACACGTCAGGCTTCCTAACAAACTCCAGGACACGTTTGCGTTTCACAGCCTTCTGATCAACACGCCAATGtttagtaaaaaaacaaaacaaaaccaggttgttttgtacgtttttgtctGTTTCCTACAGCGGCGCTTAAACACCACGGGAAATCCAAACGCTGTGCGCTCCAAGCCGAAACCCGACTGAGTCCGCTCAGTGACGAGCAGCTGGGGGCAGAGGGTGGGGTACCTCCACCCTCAGGCTGTGCTGTCATTGACTCCGCCCCTCTGATGCACTCGCTGTAACCTTAAACAACCCCCTCTTTGGTCTGCACGGCAGTCGGCTCATCTTCAATCTCTGCCCGCGGGGGTTAAAAGCCTGTCCGGCTCCCTCGGGCTCGCGGCCGATTGGGTCCGTCTGTAGACACTTCCTGTTAAAGTTCGGCGTCGGTGTTTAGGCGTGTTGCTTAGCGTGCTGGAGGAAGCGTGTGGGAATCACTGCAGGTCCGTATACATGTCCCTGCAGCGCTCTGTCGTGGGTCTGACTGGAGCCCAGTTTCTGAGATGTTCCATCGATGGCCTTATTCTttctttactgtgtgtgtgtgtgtgtgtgtgtgtgtgtgtgtctgctgtttgTGCGTTTACTGTCAGTCTGGAGGTCGTTGTGGGGAAACGCTCGGCATCCGTCTTCCATCAAACGCTCCCAAAAGTGTCCGGCTGAGGCTCGGTCCGCTCTGCTGCTTGTTGCCTTCAGCGTCTCTGATTTGACCTCCAGTCTCTTCATTTCTCCATCTTACTTTTTCAGAATGTATTTTTTGAAGAGCGGGCGGAGCCTCTGAGCCTCGTGGTGGGGTTGCCGGCTGGTTGGGGTGGGGTTCTGTGCTGCAGCACGCTGTTCCATTCAGACCTGAGGAGGAAAACTGAAAGTAGTCTCCTAGTTTTAGTGGTAGTCTGGCTTCTGATTAATGTGACTGAAGTGAAAGTTCATAAAGGCACAGAAACAGGTTTGAAAGCTCTGCAGGGATGTCTCTTTCCAGAAGAATGTGAACCacgtaaaaagaaaaagcactcgGACCTGGTCGGGAGACGTTTCATGCAGGAACTATTTTCCCTCTGCCGTCTCCATCCATCGGTTACAGCTCTCTCTCACGGGCGGAGGGACACGAGTGTGGAAAGAGACATTTCtgcattctttaaaaaaaaattaaagaacgttttaatttttttatttgtttacatttctttttttctaattttattttttgcgtGTGCCGCTTGGCTCCATCACAGTGACGAGTGGGCGGAGTTCAGGCTGGATCAGAAGCCCTGAAGGCTGGGTGGAGGTGGGTGGGGGTGAAGACGATTAaacattaaactttattttggcACGTTTGTCCGAATGAATTTGTTGAAACTTTTGCTGGCGTCACATTAAAGCTGGTGGCGTGAGGAACTGGAGGCGGAGCTTCCCTATAGACGATGTCAGCAGCGTCCACTGCTCTCCACCTGCAGCGTTCCAGTCTGTCATGTAGTGAGTTGAGGCTCTCAGGTGGAATTATGCTGACCCCAGTAAGGCCCGCTCCTCCAAACCACTAAAAATCCTTCAGTAAACGTCACACGAGGCTCTGAGCTGTTAGGAAATAAACGACAACTCGGCGTGAAACTGTGACTTCCtgtgtgaaactttctttggaGATGATTAGAGGATCGTATCGAGCAGGAAGTGGACTTTGGGTTTGGTTCCAAAAATGCCCCTTTGTGCTCTGAGGCGTGTGATGTTGAGCCTTATTTAAAAGTCCAACCAGATCCTCACAAGAACAGCACGGTGGCATCGCTGCGTCCAAACTTACCGCTGTCTTCAGTAGCATAAAAGTCGTCTTCAGCCGGTAACCCTCCGCCATGTTTGGCTCTCAGCAGTTAATGAGGTAATGGTCCTCTTCTTCCACCCCTGTGGTCCCAGTAGCCAATCCAGAGCTGGCACTGAGCATCTTCACCTGgaaacagctgctctgttctcaGAGAACGGCGAGGTCCCAACTGGTGGAAGAGCAGGAACCAGTGCCAACATCAGGTGACCAGTTTAGCGGTGCTTCTGTCTTTGTGCTGATAGTTTCGGACAGTCGGCCGGTTTTTGTTTTCACGTCTGAACGCGGACTGCGGTCTGCTTTAACGATAATAAGTGTGTCTCTGTAAGTGTTAGAAGGACTGTGGTGGTGTTTCATGTCTGACTGTGGTACAGAACGTGTCTGAGCAAAGGGAAATACTCGCTTTAAAGGTAATGATGCTTGACCGACCTCCGACCTCTCTCCCCTTTTAACGGTCTGTGCCGATAAGCGTGCACGCCGCGGGCCGAGCGCCACCCGAGTCTTCTCTGTCcgggcttctctctctctgtgtttgttatACTTCTTTAATAAAGTTTCGTACAGACAATAAAACAGTATTTCCACGCCTGAGTCGGctgtttttcctcctttccACAGAATCGCGCTCCCACTTtgtcaaaaacatttaaagaggCAGTGACAGGAAAGCGATCCGTCAGGTGTTTGTTAAAAGCCACTCCCACTCTGAGAGCCAGCAAAGCTGACAGCACAATGGTGGTTTTGTCTGCTGGGTTTTGAGTCTAACATCTGCAGGAGGTCCAGATGTTCTCCTGAAGCAGCGATGATGTGAGTCACAGCAGAGCTGAGCTCACTCCTCTGCTCTCTTCCCAGATGTGCCTCCATGATTCCAGCTGCTGATGTTAGCTCTGAGACGGCGAGGCTCTTTCTGCTCTGtcagcagctgtctgtgagtggatgatgatgatgatgatgagctaCAGATATGTTTCGGGTTCGATTGTCAGCTAACTCTGATAATCACAAAGATCTTGAATCCTTAAAGGCcaaaactgtaaatgtgttagtaaaaGTCTCCACACCGACCACCTGAAGCTGGCCTTGGTTTAACTGGAGGAAAGCTTTTTAGTGTTTATCCACTGGTGTGTGTGAACGTCACGAGAGCACGGATCCATCCGGCCTGCGTCCGTGTTCAGGCTGCTGATGGTGGGGTTTCAGGACCAGTCGACCATCGTTTAAGCTCCACGCCTGCCCGGGGGCTGGTTGTGACGGCGTCATtggaatactttattaatcccagattTCCGACATTTCAAAGCTCAGACCAAACTGGTTTCCTCACCACAACGATGAGTTCGCTGTCCTCGGACGACCTCCGCACTCACAGATCTCAGTGTGGCAGAGCAGCTTTGGGATGTTTGGGAGATTCTCATCATgggtgcagcagctgtgtgatgatgtcatgtcACCAGAATATATTGTTGAATCTgagccatgaagaattaaaggtCCAGCCCAGTACTACCAAGGTGTacttaataaagtggctggtgagctGATTGCAGTAGAAAGTGTTCACTTGTGATTCTCCCAGCTGAAACAGCCGCGCCACAGAGAACAAAACCTCTGGTTGACCTTTGACACTCAGTGCCCCAAAGCAGAGACATCAGAAAAGAGACTCATGAAGTGACACAGCAGGAGGAGGCGGCGTCTGAAGTCTGCTGCCACCGCTCGCCGTCCTGCAGAATAAAACCTCTGATTAGGAGGAGACTGAGTGATAAATGTATagataaagatttttttctttcatgagGATCAATAACGGATCATGAGCTTCTAAGACCTCTGACCTGTCTCAGAGAAAGACTAAAAATGAAATGCTACCAGATTCACTCAAatacttaaataataaatagataaaaataTGATATGAGGGAATGCTGTAATAGAGAGCTGCGCCCACAAGGGTGCAGCATTGGACAGTTATCAATAATCCAAGGAAAAATGGAACTAACCTCAAACATCATCCTTCCATTCACTTACCACTTCTTAAATTGCAAAATTTATTTGAGTAATTTGGAAAATTTACTTTTGAGTAATTCATTCAAGGATGAAGATTGGTAGATTTTCTGAGAATAAAGTGAAACATTTTATCTGTCTGGGAGAAAATTGTATTTAGGAACATTCAAGGCAATAGCACTGTGTGTCCTTAAGAATTATAAGTGCAAAATGTTGAAGTAGATTTTCTGAGGTCAGAATAAAGaccaacacacagaaacatttacaacGATAACACAGTCTAGAACGGATGGAAAACTTTGTTTACACTTaatcactttaagcatatttgcaccCACCTAATGTGGTTTGTGATTCCATTTCCATTTAAAGAGCTGTTAACCTGGGATATCTTAGCACTGTGtgtcatatatattttatcttaaGCTAAAATTATAAGTGtgagttattttattttcaacaaattcatatatatattttattttattccttcctagcctttttaaaaactgtctatTCATAGCAGACATCAGTTGTGTGCCTGAAAGTGACGTCCTGTAATAAAATTTGAAAAAGACTAAAACGACACAGGCCTGAAAGTCACGAAAGGAGACCCTGACACAGGAGCTGATCCTCAGCTGATCGTccactgttcaccaaagcctcagTGGAAGCGCGTCTGCCAGGAAGTCAGAAGGCTGAGAACTAGCCTGAAAATCAATGTACCACCCCTGATGGACTGACGCATCCATGTCATGGTCAGTGTGTGCGGAGGAACAACATTGAGTCCACAGCCGCCTGTAAACACCCCTTGGAGTCTCAGTTATGGtttgggctgcatttcagccaatgTTATTGAATTCTTGCTAAAACGGATTGAATTATGAACACGGAAAAGTTCTACACGAATTGGATTCACCGTGCAACACCATCTGTCTGACTTGAAGGTCATTAGAATcgcataaattctgtttttggcTTCTAAACTGGATCTCCGTTGATCGCTGTACCCATTTCTCATTTTCCCAGCAAAATGTAAgctcgagacttttgcacagcaccgAGACTGAGCCAAATTTGAATAAACAAAACTTTTTCTATCTAAAACCGTTTAGGAGAAGCACTTGAATGCAGCACCAGCCCTGTTTATTATTGTTAGCACCGTAATTTTTTAGCGTTTCGTGAGTCCGCGAATAAGCACtgagctctgattggctgccgcTGGAGCCAATCAGAGCTCAGTGCCACACGCTCGCTTTCCtggagcagaagaagaagaagaaggagctgcGAGCTGTCAGCGCGGAGACGAAACCCTCTCAGCGGCTCCTCCGGAGAGTCCACACAGGCTCTGCTCGGTCCGAGGACTAACTTCTGCCCACTTTTATCCAGGAATACAGTTTACACGCTGAAGCGAGAGGAATCTTCTGTGCACGCGTGTGAATTCTCCTTCTTTTGAAGGCTGTTAGCCCAGCGCGTTAGCCTGTTAGCTGCTCTGTGTCCGTTCTGCAGGACTTTCCCCGAAAGGAGCGGACAGAGTCCACGGGAACTGCACCCACACTCACCTGGGATCCGGTTTATAGACGCACCTGCGAGTTTACGGTCCAACCTCGGCCTCTGCACGCAAAGTCTGAGCGAAagctcaacaaaaaaaaagctcctgCAGAACAAGGAAGTCTGAATGAACTTTGCTGCTAGCTGTTAGCTGGCACCCCGCTAGCCCCGTTGCTACCATTCATTAACTGCAGCTGAAGGAGCTCACCTGTGGGGACACCTGCCCGCTCCGCCCGTTGTTTCTTCTGGAAGCTGAGCTCACGGCTCGAGTTTCAGACATGATCCCTGACAAGCCCCCCCAGGACAACGTGTTCCACGGCTCCgaggagctgaagaaggagGCTCACGTCCCGAGTTTCGACAAGTACAGAGAGCTCTACATGAAGTCCGTGGACAACCCGGACGGTGAGTCTCCCCAAAACGGCGCTCGGGTAGCAAAGGCAACACCTGTGACCCCAGGTGGCACAGGTGATGGGTCAGGTTTAAAGCAGAAGTGCAGAAACGTCATCGAAGAGTGAGCTAAACTAAACTTGTAAAGGAGAGAAGTGTGAATGGGCAGGTGCAGGAAGTCTTCTCTCCATCAGGTGTAGATAGTCCCGGAGTGCACGCGCACGAGGATGGAGTGTAGACCTGTCTTCATGTACAGATGCACAGCTCCCTGCACGTGCCCTCTGTGCTCTCCTTTGATCTGTGACATTTTCCGCTCTTTGGTTTGGATTAAAACGACCAGGCAGGTGCAAATCTCAGTGACATCATAGCCAGAGACCATGGAGACCAATTTAGTCCAACCAGTTAGCTGCAAACCACAAAtgcaagttttaaaaatatgaaatggattaaatacaaaaacaagcaaaagccTTTGGGTGtgaaagctgcagttcctctagtgaCCAGTGGAGGCGCCAGCACTGAGTCGGTCCCCATAGAGTCCCagaactggacctctggaccgtgtttgtgctgttggagccttttggagctttgtaatgacatcatgtgacctGTAATGTCTGCTGTCAGGTCACTGTACTAACAGACCGTCAGAGAGGGCGGAGCTCCAAGTTTGATGCACTAATATGGTCCAAGGATGCAGCTTGTTGACCACACAGCATTTGGTGATACTTTTGACTCCACCCTCTCATCCACATGTGGTCACCTCTGGGACCACAACAGCATTGTGTTGGCTACGCAGGCCGCTGCTAAAACCGTCAAAGTTTAGTGAGGGTGAAAATAAATGATCCAAGCATTTATGTAATCCGTTTATTTATCGTAATGGGAAACGACTTTCATACCAATAGGCCGAAGAAGTCGAAAAGGTTCTATAAGATTAAATATGTAGCAAAAAGAAATGAAGTGGCCGAGTGTCGGATAAAGGAGCTTATTATAAATCAAGCAAAGCTGCTCAGctgagtccaagaataaaaccagtgagctggaaatgagcagaatGGGGAAACTTTGAAATCTTTGCTGGTTGGAACTTTCTCGATGATTtgagacattttaaaaatccagaTGTCACCAGTTCTCTGGATGAAGTACTCCAGTTTTCAGaacctttctcttttttcatcaGACTGAATATTTCTGGATTCTGAGTGAAAGGACAGCATGACATCTTTATTCTGTTTCATAAGCTAAATGACCGCCTGGccaaaaataacctgaaactTCTCATCATGACTTGAAAGAGAGTTTTGCTGTTCTGTTTGTAATAAGTGTAGTTTAGTGTCAACCATAGATGTGAAATTTGAGATTAATTTAGTTTGGTGGCCGTAAGGAAGTAGTTTTACCTGCTCAGGTGGTTTCCTGGAGGGAGGTGTGTATGAAAGCATGAAATCAAGGGTCTGTGCTGCAGGCTTCATGCAGGTTTCATGCATGTCTGTGGGGAAGATGGCGACGAGATTAAAGTGTCACAGAGGACATTTTAAGAGGAAAACGCTGCAAAGCGGCGTctggctgcagcagcagctgttaaaGCGTTTACCCTGAGCTGGTTGATTATTAACAGCGATTAAAGCTGGCTGTGTTTATAGGCTCTGCTGTAAGCGACACCTtttcaggagtgtgtgtgtgtgtgtgtgtgtgtgtttaaagaaaCAAGCTTTAAACACACCAGAGCAGTGCGTCAGGAGGGCAGGCATATTTAATATTAACTGTATTTGTAACGAGCATAAACTCTGTACTTGGAACATAAACTGTCCTCAGGAAGAACAACAGGACATAAAATACTGTAACACTGTGGTTATAATGTAACCACGCAATTATGTGATACCACAAAGAGAATAATTAATGGTACCAGGATGTTACTGCAAACTACTGTAATGATATAAAAGTGTAAGTGTAACATGGATGTTATCACACTAACGATGATCTCATAGATGAGTGATGCTCGTGATGATGGGCGAAACATCGGGGTGTGTAACTGCAGAAGGAAACACAACCCCGTGTTTATTCAGTTTGTCGTTGTTGTGATTCTCATAGTAGTCGTACAGTTCATGTGCAAACTGATGCGTCTCCCTCTGATCGC contains:
- the LOC116328109 gene encoding microtubule-associated protein RP/EB family member 1, which encodes MAVNVYSTSVTSDNLSRHDMLVWINESLQMNLTKIEMLCSGAAYCQFMDMLFPNSVPLKKVKFGAKLEHEYIHNFKLLQVAFKKMGVDKIIPVDKLVKGKFQDNFEFVQWFKKFFDANYDGKEYDPVEARQGQDAMPTPNPATSALNKPPKKALNQAPQRPPVAKVAPKVAPVSAKKAGTGGNDEEMAELINEMEMLKSTIQDMEKERDFYFGKLRNIELICQEKEGEGDPTLQRIVDILYATDEGFVIPDAEDQEEF